GCGGCGCTCGATGCGCGGCCGAAGGACAAGCCGTTCTTCTTCTGGCTGCACCTGATCGACCCGCACGGTCCGTACGCCGCGCCGGTCGACCCCGACCGCTACGTCGGCGACGCGCACTACGGCAAGATCGGCAAGCAGATCCCGATCGGCACGACCGACTGGGAGCACTACAAGATCCCGCGCTACCAGGTGCTCGACGGCCGCACCGACGCCGACTACTACGTCGCGCGCTACGATGCCGAGATCCGCTACATGGACGGCGCGCTCGGCCGCCTGTTCGAGGAGCTCCGCAAGCGCGGGCTCGATCGCAACACCGTGATCGCGGTCACCGCCGACCACGGCGAGACGCTCGCCGAGCCCGGCCACCAGCGCTACTTCTCGCACGGCGCGATCACGTACGAGGAGACGGTGCGCATCCCGCTCGTCATCCGCGAGCCCGGGGAGCAGCGCCTCGCGCGCGTCGACCGCGATCAACCGGTGTCGTCGCTCGACGTCGCGCCGACGCTGCTCGCGCTGCTCGGCGTGCCCGCGCCGGAGACCTTCCGCGGCCGCAACCTGCTCACCGCCGAGCCGCAGCCCGACGCGCCGATGTACTCGCTCGGCGGCTACGGCACCGACAACCTCGAGAAGAACGTCGGCACGCAGTTCAGCGTCCGCAAAGGGCCGCTGCGCTACATCGTCAATACCAAAGACGGTAGCGAGGAGCTCTACGACCACCGCACCGACCCCGGCGAGACGCGCAACCTGATCGCGCAGCCGCCCGTGTCGCTCGCCGAGCTGCGCGCCGGGCTCGACGCGGCGGTGGGCGAGCGCAACGTCGCGCGTGCCGAGCCGCCGCCGCCGAGCGCCGACCACGCCGCGGCGCTGCGCGCCCTCGGCTACGTCGAGTGAGGCCCGGGCGCCGCTGCCGTCGATGACCGTCGCCGCCGGCTTCCCCGCGTCCGCCGCCGCGCCGGGCGCTGCCGCCGGGACGGCGGCCGGACGCCGCGCGCGCTGGCCCTACGCGGGCTTCTTCCTGCTGGCGGCGATCTTCGGCTGGGAGCTGCTGCTCCTTGGCCGCATCCTGCTGCCGACCAATCCCGCCACCGTCGCGCCGTGGATCGGCGACGTGAGCCCGGAAGCCGCCGCCGTGCCGAGCAACGGGCTCATGATGGACACGCTGATCTTCACCCTGCCGGCGCGGGTCTACAACGGCGAGATGCTGCGCGCGGGGGAGATCCCGTTCTGGAACCCGCACGTCTTCGCAGGCTACCCGCACTACGCGCTCATCCAGAACAACGCGCTCTACCCGCTGAGCGCGCTCTTCGACCTGATCGAGCCGATCTCGGGGATGGGCTTCAGCATCCTGCTGCACCTGGCGCTCGCGGGATGCTTGACGTTCGCGTTCCTGCGCGCGCAGGGGCTCGCGGACGCGCCGGCGTTCGTCGGCGCCGCGGCGTTCGAGCTGAACGGCATGTTCCTCGTCCGCATCAGCGCGCCGAGCTACGTCTTCAGCGGCACCTGGCTGCCGCT
The Candidatus Binatia bacterium genome window above contains:
- a CDS encoding sulfatase — translated: MTALRAACAALVLATLAVAVRPAPAGSEATAAADAAKSERLNLIFVTVDTLRADHLGFAGYPRDTSPNLDRLAKEGVWFSRVYSHSATTGAAHASLFTSLPPREHGVTANSQPFPDKPSLMRALGERGWYTAGFVSSFVMSRKSKVQHHFDHFDDELTTPEPNRRTRYERPAEQTVDAALAALDARPKDKPFFFWLHLIDPHGPYAAPVDPDRYVGDAHYGKIGKQIPIGTTDWEHYKIPRYQVLDGRTDADYYVARYDAEIRYMDGALGRLFEELRKRGLDRNTVIAVTADHGETLAEPGHQRYFSHGAITYEETVRIPLVIREPGEQRLARVDRDQPVSSLDVAPTLLALLGVPAPETFRGRNLLTAEPQPDAPMYSLGGYGTDNLEKNVGTQFSVRKGPLRYIVNTKDGSEELYDHRTDPGETRNLIAQPPVSLAELRAGLDAAVGERNVARAEPPPPSADHAAALRALGYVE